One Xenopus tropicalis strain Nigerian chromosome 8, UCB_Xtro_10.0, whole genome shotgun sequence genomic window carries:
- the pex11b gene encoding peroxisomal membrane protein 11B (The sequence of the model RefSeq protein was modified relative to this genomic sequence to represent the inferred CDS: added 56 bases not found in genome assembly): MEAWVRFNGQSPAKERLLRAAQYACTLIGYTLQRNGASAELLSGLKQLEGHLSLGRKLFRLGNSVEALEAAKRAIHLSDLVLRFCITVSHLNRAMYFACDNILWAGKCGLSPKVDQNKWSERSFRYYLFSLLMNLSRDLYELKLLMEAETRGKNPSAKLSEENGGVSRGPSSPRHPVAPQIRLLIRIFRNNPPLLLDLLKNTCDLFIPLDKLGLYKTNPGFVGFCGLTSSILSILTLVHPWLKLKP, encoded by the exons AGCGGCGCAGTATGCCTGCACCCTAATCGGATACACCTTGCAGAGGAACGGAGCCAGCGCAGAACTCCTCTCCGGCCTCAAGCAGTTGGAAGGTCACCTGAGTTTGGGGCGCAAGT TGTTCCGTTTGGGGAACTCGGTGGAGGCCCTGGAAGCGGCGAAACGCGCCATCCATCTGTCCGACCTGGTCCTGCGCTTCTGCATTACGGTCAGTCACCTCAACCGCGCCATGTACTTTGCCTGCGACAACATCCTGTGGGCCGGGAAATGCGGCCTCTCCCCGAAGGTCGACCAGAACAAGTGGAGCGAACGCTCATTCAG GTACTACCTCTTCTCGCTGCTCATGAACCTGAGCCGGGACCTGTATGAGCTCAAACTACTGATGGAGGCAGAAACCCGCGGCAAGAACCCGTCTGCCAAGCTCAGCGAGGAGAATGGGGGGGTGTCTCGTGGCCCCTCCTCCCCCCGCCACCCCGTGGCCCCCCAAATCCGCCTGCTTATCCGCATCTTCCGGAACAACCCGCCTCTCCTTCTGGACCTGCTCAAGAACACCTGCGACCTCTTCATCCCTCTGGACAAGCTGGGACTGTACAAGACCAACCCGGGCTTTGTGGGCTTCTGCGGCCTGACCTCCTCCATACTGTCCATTCTCACCCTCGTCCACCCTTGGCTGAAGCTGAagccctaa